A stretch of the Porifericola rhodea genome encodes the following:
- a CDS encoding NAD(P)/FAD-dependent oxidoreductase: MAVIETPSEYTNETRHLATQLPDIGKPRIVIIGGGFAGIQVVKNLDMKDVQVVMLDRHNYHTFQPLLYQVATAGLEPDSIAGPLRKVFDKEKNFFFRMATVDSVSPEENMVNTNIGRIHYDYLVVATGTQTNYFGNKTIEELAFPLKQVPQALNLRSHFLQNLERAVTSDDDEEIDRLTNFVIVGGGPTGVELAGALGELKTQVLPRDYPELDFDANMNIYLVEGLSRLLPAMSEKAGARAKNDLESRFKVNVKLNTMVEDFDGYQVKLNNGETIQSETLIWAAGVQGVIIPGLDKAQVEKKRYIVDEFSQVEGYDNIYAIGDIAKMSTEKYPEGHPQLAPVALQQGERLGKNLSRMLAGKDVKPFRYLDKGTMATIGRNRAVADLPIKVSFGGFLAWITWMFVHLLYLVSFRQKLVTLGNWIWNYFTYDKGTRLIIRPFDYRSVINRKKDRMKKEEKEKAKNDSKVEESSQEKQKVHNA, translated from the coding sequence ATGGCAGTAATAGAGACTCCCTCAGAATATACAAACGAAACCAGACATCTGGCTACGCAACTACCAGACATTGGTAAGCCAAGAATCGTAATTATTGGCGGTGGCTTTGCCGGTATTCAGGTAGTAAAAAATCTGGACATGAAAGATGTACAGGTAGTTATGCTGGATCGGCACAATTACCACACCTTTCAGCCTTTATTGTATCAGGTGGCTACTGCCGGGCTGGAGCCCGACTCTATTGCTGGTCCCTTGCGTAAAGTGTTTGACAAAGAGAAGAACTTCTTCTTCCGTATGGCTACGGTAGACTCTGTAAGCCCGGAAGAAAACATGGTAAACACCAATATAGGACGTATTCATTATGACTACCTGGTTGTTGCTACTGGTACTCAAACCAACTATTTTGGTAATAAAACCATAGAAGAACTAGCTTTCCCCCTAAAACAGGTACCCCAGGCTTTAAATCTGAGAAGCCATTTTTTACAAAATCTGGAGCGTGCTGTCACCTCTGATGACGATGAGGAAATTGACCGCCTGACAAATTTTGTTATTGTAGGAGGTGGCCCTACCGGAGTAGAACTGGCTGGTGCACTTGGCGAGCTTAAAACGCAGGTTTTACCACGTGATTACCCTGAGCTAGACTTTGACGCGAATATGAACATCTATCTGGTAGAGGGGCTTAGCAGACTGCTGCCTGCCATGTCGGAGAAGGCTGGGGCAAGAGCAAAAAACGATTTGGAAAGCCGGTTTAAGGTAAATGTGAAGCTGAATACTATGGTAGAAGATTTTGATGGCTACCAGGTAAAACTCAACAATGGAGAAACCATACAGTCAGAAACGCTGATTTGGGCAGCGGGAGTGCAGGGTGTTATAATACCCGGGCTTGATAAGGCGCAGGTAGAAAAGAAAAGATATATCGTAGATGAGTTCAGCCAGGTAGAAGGTTATGATAATATTTATGCGATAGGAGATATTGCAAAAATGTCTACCGAAAAGTATCCTGAAGGCCATCCGCAGCTTGCGCCAGTTGCTTTGCAGCAGGGAGAACGTTTAGGTAAAAACCTTAGCCGCATGCTGGCCGGCAAAGATGTAAAGCCATTCCGCTATCTAGATAAAGGTACAATGGCTACCATTGGTAGAAACCGGGCAGTAGCTGACCTTCCTATAAAAGTTAGTTTTGGAGGCTTTCTGGCATGGATCACCTGGATGTTCGTTCACCTGCTTTATCTGGTGAGTTTTCGGCAAAAGCTGGTTACACTAGGCAACTGGATATGGAATTATTTTACTTACGATAAGGGGACCCGGCTTATTATTCGCCCATTTGACTATCGCTCGGTTATTAACCGTAAAAAGGATAGAATGAAAAAAGAAGAGAAAGAGAAAGCTAAAAATGATAGTAAGGTAGAAGAAAGCAGTCAGGAGAAGCAGAAAGTACACAATGCATAA
- a CDS encoding outer membrane beta-barrel protein, with product MKRIIFTICLLGIMATAHAQVSITPRVGFAMPQGLFDNIAGNGFGYGLDLDYAINDKLRIGASAGQYLYNAEVFGININAVDFAITPVTTSIKYLLPATTLRPYIGIEGGMYHLKIDAAGFNTTRQYFGIAPTLGLLYPVNEKIDFFASAQYHIMYLNETIPIGDFQIKQDIKFIPLNLGFTFKF from the coding sequence ATGAAAAGGATAATTTTCACTATATGCCTGCTTGGGATTATGGCTACGGCCCACGCCCAGGTATCAATTACACCACGTGTTGGATTTGCTATGCCTCAGGGCCTGTTTGATAATATTGCCGGAAATGGTTTCGGCTACGGATTAGACCTTGACTATGCTATTAATGATAAACTGAGGATAGGAGCATCGGCAGGGCAGTATCTTTACAATGCGGAAGTTTTTGGCATCAATATAAATGCAGTAGATTTTGCAATTACTCCGGTAACTACCTCAATAAAGTATTTATTACCTGCTACCACACTTAGGCCTTACATTGGAATAGAAGGAGGAATGTACCACCTTAAAATTGACGCAGCGGGCTTTAACACTACGCGGCAATACTTTGGAATTGCGCCAACACTTGGTCTGTTGTATCCGGTAAATGAGAAGATAGATTTCTTTGCCAGTGCACAGTATCACATTATGTACTTAAACGAAACTATACCTATTGGTGACTTTCAGATTAAGCAGGATATAAAATTTATACCCCTTAACCTGGGCTTTACATTTAAATTTTAG
- the pnuC gene encoding nicotinamide riboside transporter PnuC yields the protein MEINYIELFALIFGVLSVWFNTKEIVWGWPCSIVGVVLSGILFYDSKLYSDFILHIFYFGLGFYGWYEWLYGGKNKTELKVGMLSKSRLLVLMVLGSLGVIGIGYSFATFTDADLPYWDAFTTSFSFVGTYMLARKKLENWVLWIVVDAVAAGIYFYKELYLLSLLYFLYLGLASYGFFNWRKSMRKEQMA from the coding sequence ATGGAGATTAATTACATTGAGTTGTTCGCCTTAATTTTTGGCGTTCTGTCCGTCTGGTTCAATACCAAAGAAATAGTATGGGGTTGGCCCTGTAGTATTGTTGGAGTAGTGCTTAGTGGTATACTTTTTTATGACTCAAAACTATACTCAGATTTTATATTACACATCTTCTACTTCGGTTTAGGTTTTTATGGCTGGTACGAGTGGTTGTATGGCGGCAAAAACAAAACAGAGCTAAAAGTAGGTATGCTATCTAAATCTCGGCTGCTTGTATTAATGGTGCTCGGTAGTCTGGGAGTTATAGGTATTGGTTATTCTTTTGCCACTTTTACAGATGCAGATCTGCCCTACTGGGATGCTTTTACAACTTCGTTCAGCTTTGTAGGTACTTATATGCTTGCCCGAAAGAAGCTGGAAAACTGGGTACTATGGATAGTTGTAGATGCTGTAGCAGCAGGTATTTATTTTTACAAAGAACTTTATCTGCTCTCACTACTTTATTTCCTCTACCTCGGTCTGGCCAGCTATGGTTTTTTCAATTGGCGTAAGTCTATGCGCAAAGAACAAATGGCCTGA
- a CDS encoding pyridoxal phosphate-dependent decarboxylase family protein, whose translation MHDLLKDAFDAEKFRQQGHQLIDMLADHLNAVQHGNARHGNARHGNAQHTNSPNGKTQQPVISWHKPEDELAFWEQDLAKGQGDALDLFRTVISRSIHLHHNKYMGHQVVPPAPLGALASLLSSFLNNGSAVYEMGAVSNALERVVTQQLCQQIGWQEESGGILTSGGTLANLTALLTARRVKAQANVWGEGMGQKLALMVSAEAHYCVDRAARIMGWGSEGIIKIPVNDKFQMRTELLEEHLAKAKADGLEVIAVVGSACTTSTGAYDNLVEISDFCTKNDLWFHVDGAHGGAVIFSDKYRHLAKGINLADSVVIDMHKMLLAPALTTALLYRKEVDSYRTFAQQAQYLWSSQEDQEWYNMGKRTMECTKLMMSVKVYALIKTYGTSLFDKYVSRQYDLGKSFAELIKKRALFELGIEPSTNIVCFRYKAADVGEDKVDELNSYIRQALVEQGEFYIVQTRLNNKVYLRTTLMNSNTTEKELNELLNRIEELAQHAYGD comes from the coding sequence ATGCACGACCTCTTAAAGGACGCTTTTGACGCAGAGAAATTTCGTCAGCAGGGCCATCAGCTTATAGATATGCTCGCTGACCATTTAAATGCTGTCCAGCATGGAAATGCCCGGCATGGAAATGCCCGGCATGGAAATGCCCAACATACGAATAGCCCGAATGGTAAAACTCAGCAACCAGTGATCTCCTGGCATAAGCCCGAAGATGAACTTGCATTTTGGGAGCAGGATTTAGCTAAAGGGCAGGGAGATGCTTTGGATCTATTCCGTACAGTAATAAGCCGCTCTATACACCTGCACCATAATAAATATATGGGACATCAGGTTGTGCCTCCCGCCCCCCTTGGTGCTTTGGCAAGCCTCTTAAGCTCTTTTCTAAACAATGGTAGTGCTGTTTATGAAATGGGAGCAGTATCCAATGCCTTGGAAAGAGTGGTTACTCAACAGCTTTGTCAGCAGATAGGGTGGCAGGAGGAGTCCGGAGGAATACTAACTTCGGGGGGGACACTAGCTAATCTAACTGCCTTGTTAACTGCTCGTAGAGTAAAAGCTCAAGCTAATGTTTGGGGAGAAGGTATGGGGCAAAAGCTGGCACTCATGGTATCTGCAGAAGCGCATTATTGTGTAGACAGAGCCGCTCGCATTATGGGATGGGGAAGCGAGGGTATCATCAAAATTCCTGTAAATGATAAGTTTCAGATGCGCACCGAACTTTTAGAAGAGCACCTGGCAAAAGCTAAAGCCGATGGACTGGAAGTGATTGCTGTAGTCGGTAGTGCGTGTACTACCTCTACAGGTGCCTACGATAATCTGGTAGAGATTTCGGACTTTTGTACTAAAAATGATTTGTGGTTTCATGTAGATGGAGCCCATGGCGGCGCGGTCATCTTTTCAGATAAATACAGGCATCTGGCTAAAGGTATAAATCTGGCAGACTCTGTAGTTATTGACATGCATAAAATGCTGCTGGCTCCCGCTTTAACTACCGCTCTACTCTACCGAAAAGAAGTAGACTCATACCGCACTTTTGCCCAGCAGGCTCAGTATCTATGGAGTAGTCAGGAGGATCAGGAGTGGTACAACATGGGCAAAAGAACTATGGAGTGTACCAAACTGATGATGAGCGTAAAAGTATATGCTCTTATTAAAACCTACGGTACATCGCTGTTTGATAAGTACGTAAGCCGACAATATGACTTAGGAAAAAGTTTTGCTGAGCTAATTAAGAAAAGAGCCCTATTTGAGTTAGGCATAGAGCCAAGTACAAATATTGTTTGTTTCCGTTATAAAGCAGCCGACGTAGGTGAAGATAAAGTAGATGAACTAAACTCGTATATCCGCCAAGCCCTGGTAGAGCAGGGAGAGTTTTATATCGTACAAACTCGCTTAAATAATAAAGTCTATCTTCGTACCACTTTGATGAATTCTAATACTACCGAAAAAGAGTTAAACGAACTGCTAAATCGTATAGAAGAATTAGCGCAGCATGCCTATGGAGATTAA
- a CDS encoding lytic transglycosylase domain-containing protein: MNTLKTQVRVQFVIILLLVFYLGWREFVDEAPPSGVKEASMENDESRKEEMKGTNKLPNYQAFIVPTPEELTFAGEKIVLKEPDLRERFDREIHVNANWHSNTILMIKRSHRWMAQISEVLKKNNVPDDFKYIVAIESNFEENARSHRNAVGFWQLLEGTAEQYGLEVNNEVDERRDPVKATEAACKYLHDAYDKFGDWTSVAASYNVGMRGLERRLDEQKVDSYFDVLLNDETSRYMFRILAAKAILENPGLYGFNIPVGERYRQPEFDTVKVEETIPDLVDFAHKHGITYKTLKRYNPWLRDRDLTVKNNTYEILISKDPLEQHLVQKLTK; encoded by the coding sequence TTGAATACGCTAAAAACGCAGGTTAGAGTACAGTTTGTTATCATTCTTCTTTTGGTTTTTTATCTGGGCTGGCGAGAGTTCGTAGATGAAGCTCCCCCCTCAGGTGTAAAAGAAGCATCAATGGAGAATGATGAGAGCAGAAAGGAAGAGATGAAAGGTACGAACAAGCTTCCTAACTATCAGGCTTTTATCGTTCCTACTCCGGAAGAGCTAACCTTTGCCGGTGAGAAAATTGTTTTAAAAGAACCTGATCTGCGCGAGCGTTTTGACCGTGAAATACACGTAAATGCTAACTGGCATTCTAATACTATTCTAATGATTAAGCGCTCCCATCGTTGGATGGCGCAGATCTCTGAGGTGCTTAAGAAAAACAATGTACCCGATGATTTTAAATACATTGTAGCGATAGAAAGTAATTTTGAGGAAAATGCCCGTTCTCACCGTAATGCGGTTGGTTTCTGGCAACTGCTGGAAGGTACCGCTGAGCAATATGGGTTGGAAGTAAACAATGAAGTAGATGAGAGACGCGATCCTGTAAAAGCTACTGAGGCCGCTTGCAAATATCTACACGATGCCTACGATAAGTTTGGCGACTGGACCAGCGTAGCGGCTTCATATAATGTAGGTATGCGAGGGTTGGAGCGCCGTCTGGATGAGCAAAAAGTAGACTCATATTTTGATGTGCTGCTGAATGATGAAACCTCACGCTATATGTTTCGGATTCTTGCGGCCAAGGCCATATTGGAAAATCCCGGATTATATGGGTTTAACATACCAGTGGGTGAGCGTTATCGCCAACCCGAGTTTGATACTGTTAAAGTAGAAGAAACGATACCCGACCTTGTAGACTTTGCCCATAAGCATGGGATAACTTACAAAACGCTTAAGCGCTACAACCCGTGGCTGCGTGACCGGGACCTTACCGTAAAAAACAATACGTATGAAATTTTAATCTCTAAGGATCCGCTAGAGCAGCATCTTGTACAAAAACTCACCAAGTAA
- a CDS encoding TIGR00730 family Rossman fold protein yields MNESNKDQNGATKRLPEHTPTPGERIKKAFKERDWNEIKINDSWAVFKIMSEFVEGFEKLAKIGPCVTIFGSARTQNDHPYYKTTEQIAAQLVRHGYGVITGGGPGIMEAGNKGAKDEGGKSVGINIILPFEQSSNIYIDPDKLITFDYFFVRKVMFVKYSQGFIVMPGGFGTLDELFEALTLIQTKKIGRFPIVLVGTDYWKGLLHWIEDIVLKQEKNISAVDMDLINLVDTPEEAVEVIDNFYSKYTLSPNF; encoded by the coding sequence ATGAACGAAAGTAATAAAGATCAGAATGGAGCAACAAAGAGGTTGCCTGAACATACCCCTACGCCGGGAGAAAGAATAAAAAAAGCTTTTAAAGAAAGAGATTGGAATGAAATCAAAATTAACGACTCCTGGGCAGTTTTTAAAATTATGTCCGAGTTTGTTGAAGGTTTTGAAAAGCTAGCCAAAATAGGCCCATGTGTTACTATTTTTGGCTCTGCGCGTACCCAAAACGATCACCCTTACTATAAAACTACTGAGCAGATTGCCGCCCAGTTAGTAAGACACGGTTATGGTGTAATTACTGGTGGAGGCCCCGGTATAATGGAGGCCGGTAACAAAGGCGCTAAAGATGAAGGAGGAAAATCAGTAGGTATCAATATCATTTTACCTTTTGAGCAATCCAGTAATATTTATATTGATCCGGATAAACTGATCACTTTTGATTACTTTTTTGTTAGAAAGGTGATGTTTGTTAAGTATTCTCAGGGCTTTATCGTTATGCCAGGCGGATTCGGCACTTTAGATGAACTTTTTGAGGCACTTACGCTCATACAGACTAAAAAAATTGGTAGATTTCCCATTGTACTTGTTGGTACCGACTACTGGAAGGGACTTTTACACTGGATAGAAGATATAGTACTCAAGCAGGAAAAAAATATCAGTGCCGTAGATATGGACCTGATTAATCTGGTAGATACTCCCGAAGAAGCAGTAGAAGTTATCGATAATTTTTACTCAAAATATACATTATCACCAAACTTCTAG
- a CDS encoding TIGR01777 family oxidoreductase, producing the protein MSKNVLISGGSGMLGSRLTKMLMDKGYSVSHLSRSASSKSSVTTYVWDIQKQEIDPEAVKNADHIIHLAGAGVADKRWTEQRKKVILSSRTESTKLLHNALSQLGEHKVKSFVSASAIGIYGSDTGGAEVYESSPKGDDFLAEVVKKWEASVDEVKRLNIRTSKLRIGVVLSMEGGALPKIVQPVKMGVGSPLGSGQQFMSWIHIDDLCRMFIYALENEDIEGVYNAVAPRPVTNEKLTQSAAKILHKPLFMPNVPAFAIKLAFGEMASIVLGGNRVSGKKIANKGFDFQYKSIEPALQDLLK; encoded by the coding sequence ATGAGTAAAAATGTTTTAATAAGCGGGGGCAGCGGTATGTTAGGTAGTCGCCTTACCAAAATGCTCATGGACAAAGGATACAGTGTAAGCCACCTGAGCCGCTCTGCCAGTAGTAAATCATCTGTTACTACCTATGTATGGGATATTCAAAAGCAGGAAATTGACCCTGAAGCAGTCAAAAATGCAGACCATATTATACACCTTGCCGGAGCAGGGGTAGCTGATAAACGCTGGACAGAGCAGCGAAAAAAAGTGATTCTTTCCAGCAGAACAGAGTCTACAAAACTACTGCATAATGCATTATCTCAGCTGGGTGAACATAAGGTGAAGTCTTTTGTATCTGCTTCAGCTATAGGTATTTATGGTTCTGATACTGGCGGTGCAGAAGTATATGAAAGTAGCCCTAAAGGGGATGATTTTCTGGCAGAAGTCGTTAAAAAATGGGAAGCTTCTGTAGATGAGGTCAAGAGGCTGAACATACGTACTAGCAAACTTAGAATAGGTGTGGTTTTAAGTATGGAAGGTGGAGCCTTACCCAAGATAGTACAGCCGGTAAAGATGGGAGTAGGATCACCTTTGGGCAGTGGCCAACAGTTTATGAGCTGGATTCATATTGACGACCTGTGCCGTATGTTTATCTATGCGTTGGAAAATGAAGATATAGAAGGAGTATATAATGCAGTGGCTCCCCGGCCTGTTACTAACGAAAAACTGACGCAAAGCGCCGCTAAAATATTACATAAACCTCTCTTTATGCCTAACGTACCAGCATTTGCTATTAAGCTGGCTTTTGGAGAAATGGCATCAATTGTGTTAGGAGGAAACCGTGTATCTGGTAAGAAAATAGCTAATAAAGGCTTTGATTTTCAGTACAAAAGTATAGAGCCCGCCTTACAGGATTTACTCAAATAA
- the hemW gene encoding radical SAM family heme chaperone HemW, giving the protein MAGIYLHIPFCKQACHYCDFHFSTNTSKKNEMVEAIKQELLLQKDYLSTHQLDTIYFGGGTPSLLSEAELSSLLDTIHRLFAVDKKAEITLEANPDDLDKTKLQQIKSSGVNRLSIGIQSFYEPHLKFLNRAHTSAEAERCVLQAQEIGLNQISIDLIYAIPYQDHSIWQTDLQKALALHPQHISSYCLTIEDKTVFGKWLQKGKLNQIEEDFAAEQFEILLQTLADRGYEQYEISNFCLPNQYSRHNSNYWRGEPYLGVGPGAHSFNGSIRQFNVSNNALYLKSLAEHKIPFAVDELSKTDQINELIMTGLRTKWGCNLQKLQESFQYDLYLLNKNYVDQLIAEGQAVLQEEQLILTNKGKLLADRIASDLFVVEEIN; this is encoded by the coding sequence TTGGCAGGTATATACCTACATATTCCCTTTTGCAAGCAGGCTTGTCACTATTGTGATTTTCATTTTAGCACCAATACCAGCAAAAAAAATGAGATGGTAGAGGCGATAAAGCAGGAATTGCTTTTGCAAAAAGATTATCTCAGCACTCATCAACTAGACACAATATATTTTGGTGGGGGCACACCTTCTTTACTTAGTGAGGCAGAACTTAGCAGCCTGCTGGACACCATTCACCGACTGTTTGCAGTAGACAAAAAAGCAGAGATTACGCTAGAGGCAAACCCGGACGATCTTGACAAGACTAAACTACAGCAAATAAAAAGCAGTGGGGTTAACAGACTGAGTATAGGCATACAATCCTTTTATGAACCGCATCTAAAGTTTCTGAACCGTGCCCATACCTCAGCAGAAGCAGAACGGTGTGTGTTGCAGGCGCAGGAGATAGGCCTTAACCAAATTAGTATAGACCTTATTTATGCCATTCCTTATCAGGATCATAGTATCTGGCAAACTGATTTACAAAAAGCTTTAGCACTTCATCCGCAGCATATTTCTTCGTACTGCCTGACGATAGAGGACAAAACCGTATTTGGTAAATGGCTACAGAAGGGTAAGCTTAACCAGATAGAGGAAGATTTTGCTGCCGAACAGTTTGAAATATTGCTGCAAACACTTGCTGATCGGGGTTATGAGCAATACGAAATATCAAACTTTTGCCTGCCTAACCAATACTCTCGGCACAATAGTAATTACTGGAGAGGCGAACCCTATTTAGGCGTAGGTCCCGGAGCCCATTCCTTTAATGGCAGCATCAGACAGTTTAATGTATCAAATAATGCTTTGTATCTAAAGAGTTTGGCAGAGCATAAGATACCTTTTGCCGTAGATGAACTTAGCAAAACAGATCAGATTAATGAATTGATTATGACAGGTTTGCGTACCAAATGGGGGTGTAACTTACAAAAGCTCCAAGAGTCTTTTCAGTATGATCTTTATTTGCTTAATAAAAACTATGTGGATCAACTGATTGCAGAGGGACAAGCAGTGCTGCAAGAAGAGCAACTAATTTTGACGAATAAAGGTAAATTATTGGCAGATCGTATTGCTTCTGATCTTTTTGTAGTGGAAGAAATTAATTAA
- the uvrA gene encoding excinuclease ABC subunit UvrA, producing the protein MQQTDEQTLHKHTDDSGFSTSYDQEAIEIYGAREHNLKNIDVWLPRNKLIVVTGISGSGKSSLAFDTIYAEGQRRYMESFSAYARSFIGNLERPDVDKINGLSPVISIEQKTTSKNPRSTVGTVTEIYDFMRLLYARAGEAYSYLTGKKMKQQSEDQIIDYILDSFDQQKLIILAPVVKGRKGHYRELFQQVRKMGFAKVRVDGEVMDLVPKMQVDRYKTHDIEIVIDRVLVTADDRYRIAESIKTALDHGKGIMMVSDTEGNVQHFSKFLMDPETGLAYDEPAPNTFSFNSPYGMCPSCSGLGKIEEFAMENIIPDDSLSISRGGIAPLGEYRDIWIFKKLEAVLKKHKVKLSTPIKDIPEKVMKIIMNGDSDTVAVKSIKYPGSNYNVKFEGVIGYLEKQQETGTDKTQKWVKQFVSSRTCPECNGARLKKESLHFKIADRNIAELAMMNIEELSQWFVGLEDRINDRQRLIASEVLKEIRKRIGFLVDVGLTYLSLNRPLKTLSGGEAQRIRLATQIGTQLVGVLYILDEPSIGLHQRDNVKLIKALQDLRDLGNTVIVVEHDKDMMLQADYILDIGPGAGRHGGQVIASGNPKEFLNNGGITAEYLNETRKISVPEKRREGNGKEIKLSGASGNNLKNVTLTLPLGKMICVTGVSGSGKSTLIHNTLFPLLSQHFYRSHTDPYPYKDIKGLKNIDKVIEVDQSPIGRTPRSNPATYTGVFSDIRALFSQLPEAKIRGYKPGRFSFNVKGGRCETCEGAGMQLIEMDFLPDVHVPCPTCKGKRYNRETLEIRFKGKSIADVLDMTVEQAVEFFENQPRILRKIQTLEDVGLGYISLGQHATTLSGGEAQRVKLATELSKKDTGKTLYILDEPTTGLHFQDIQHLLDVLNKLVDKGNTVLVIEHNLDVIKVADHIVDLGPEGGNEGGQIIGEGTPEKVAKIKKGYTSYFLKEELKG; encoded by the coding sequence ATGCAGCAAACAGACGAGCAAACTTTACATAAGCATACAGATGATAGTGGCTTTTCTACCTCTTATGATCAGGAAGCCATAGAAATTTATGGAGCCAGAGAACATAACCTGAAGAATATAGATGTATGGCTACCTCGCAATAAACTAATAGTAGTAACGGGTATAAGTGGTAGTGGAAAGTCCTCTCTTGCCTTTGATACTATATATGCAGAAGGGCAACGCCGATATATGGAGAGTTTCTCTGCTTATGCACGCTCTTTCATAGGTAATCTGGAAAGGCCGGATGTAGATAAAATAAACGGTCTGAGCCCAGTCATATCTATAGAGCAGAAGACCACTTCTAAAAACCCACGATCTACTGTAGGTACAGTTACAGAAATTTACGATTTTATGCGTCTGCTTTATGCCCGTGCCGGAGAGGCCTATTCTTACCTCACCGGTAAAAAGATGAAGCAGCAGTCGGAAGATCAGATCATAGATTATATACTGGATAGCTTTGACCAACAAAAGCTTATTATTTTAGCTCCGGTAGTAAAAGGACGAAAAGGCCATTACCGGGAGCTATTTCAGCAGGTGCGCAAAATGGGCTTTGCTAAAGTACGTGTAGATGGAGAGGTGATGGATCTGGTACCCAAGATGCAGGTGGACCGTTATAAAACTCACGACATAGAAATTGTCATAGACCGGGTACTGGTAACTGCTGACGATCGCTATCGTATTGCCGAATCTATAAAAACAGCCCTGGATCATGGCAAGGGAATCATGATGGTGTCTGATACTGAAGGAAATGTGCAGCATTTCTCTAAGTTTTTGATGGATCCTGAAACAGGACTGGCTTATGACGAACCCGCACCCAATACTTTTTCTTTCAACTCTCCTTACGGTATGTGCCCCAGCTGTAGTGGGTTAGGCAAAATAGAAGAGTTTGCTATGGAAAATATTATTCCGGATGATAGCCTAAGCATTAGCCGTGGTGGGATTGCTCCTCTGGGGGAATATCGTGATATCTGGATATTTAAAAAACTAGAGGCTGTGCTTAAAAAACACAAAGTAAAGCTTAGCACACCCATCAAAGACATTCCTGAAAAGGTGATGAAGATAATAATGAATGGCGACTCCGATACTGTAGCTGTCAAGTCTATCAAATACCCAGGCTCTAACTATAATGTTAAATTTGAAGGTGTAATTGGCTATCTGGAAAAGCAACAGGAAACAGGTACCGATAAAACCCAGAAATGGGTAAAGCAGTTTGTGAGTAGCCGTACCTGCCCGGAGTGTAATGGGGCTCGCCTGAAAAAAGAGTCATTACATTTTAAAATAGCTGATAGAAACATAGCCGAACTGGCTATGATGAATATCGAGGAACTTAGCCAGTGGTTTGTAGGGTTGGAAGACCGCATTAACGACCGTCAGCGACTAATTGCATCTGAAGTACTAAAAGAAATACGTAAGCGTATAGGCTTTCTGGTAGATGTAGGACTAACCTATCTCAGCCTGAACCGTCCTCTAAAAACACTCTCTGGCGGTGAAGCTCAACGTATCCGACTGGCTACCCAGATTGGTACCCAACTGGTAGGGGTATTGTACATCCTGGATGAGCCAAGCATCGGCCTGCACCAGAGAGATAACGTAAAGCTAATCAAAGCTCTGCAAGACTTGCGAGACCTTGGCAATACCGTAATAGTGGTAGAGCATGACAAGGACATGATGTTACAGGCAGACTATATATTGGATATTGGCCCTGGAGCTGGTAGACACGGAGGGCAGGTTATTGCTTCTGGCAACCCTAAAGAGTTTCTTAATAATGGAGGTATTACAGCAGAGTACCTTAACGAGACCCGAAAGATTAGCGTGCCAGAGAAGAGGAGGGAAGGCAATGGTAAAGAAATTAAGCTCAGTGGCGCCAGCGGTAACAATCTAAAAAATGTAACCCTAACCCTGCCCTTAGGAAAAATGATATGTGTTACAGGAGTATCAGGTAGTGGTAAGTCTACCCTTATTCACAACACCTTGTTTCCTCTGCTTAGCCAGCACTTTTATCGTTCGCATACTGACCCTTATCCATATAAAGACATTAAAGGGCTGAAAAACATAGATAAGGTTATAGAAGTAGATCAGTCGCCTATTGGCAGAACGCCTCGTTCCAATCCGGCCACTTATACTGGTGTGTTTTCAGATATTCGGGCTCTTTTCTCTCAGTTGCCCGAAGCAAAGATTAGAGGATACAAACCGGGACGCTTTTCTTTTAATGTAAAAGGAGGGCGCTGCGAAACCTGCGAAGGAGCGGGGATGCAGCTTATAGAGATGGACTTTCTGCCAGATGTGCATGTACCTTGCCCCACCTGTAAAGGCAAGCGCTATAACCGCGAAACGCTGGAAATACGCTTTAAGGGTAAGTCTATAGCCGATGTGCTGGACATGACGGTAGAGCAGGCGGTAGAGTTTTTTGAGAATCAGCCTCGCATTTTGCGTAAAATTCAGACGCTGGAAGATGTAGGTCTGGGCTATATCAGCCTGGGTCAGCATGCTACTACGCTCTCTGGGGGTGAGGCTCAACGGGTAAAGCTGGCAACCGAATTATCTAAAAAAGATACTGGCAAAACACTGTATATTCTGGATGAACCTACCACGGGTCTACATTTTCAGGATATTCAGCACCTGCTTGATGTCCTCAATAAGTTAGTAGACAAAGGAAATACCGTATTGGTTATTGAACATAACCTGGACGTAATAAAAGTAGCTGACCATATTGTAGACCTGGGGCCAGAGGGAGGTAATGAAGGTGGACAGATTATTGGCGAAGGCACACCAGAAAAGGTAGCTAAGATTAAAAAGGGCTATACCAGTTATTTTCTGAAAGAAGAGCTAAAAGGCTAA